The genomic interval taatatttaaagatATATGAGGTAGGATCAAACATTTTTACTTGCGCTTTCAATTTTATCCGATATTATATAACTCAGCTTGCTTGTTTTTACTGTCtctttttcttaaaaaagtaaACTGAAACACCCTAGTAATATCTAGGATGTTATTATTTCAGATAAAAACACCAGGAAACACCAAATTATGGTTCTTGAGTGgtaaaaattaatcaacttttttaatCAAACATGAAGCGTCATGATTGTAGTTGGTTAAAGAAATACTAATTTCtccttcttttttatcatcaaagGTTGGTAATTCGAGTATATTAAATCTTTAAATGAAGCGTTACCAAGAGAGATCAAAAAAATGATGAGCAAATGCTTGAAATAattaaaggaaaatatatttaagaagTTTTAAAGtcgttttgttttaaaaattaacaatgtaattaatctattaatatttttttattaggtatAAATTGAATGGCTGAACTAGACAAACTATTATATTAAAAGTTTACTTGAAATTCAATTATCAACATATAGATGCAATTCAAGATGAAGATTATTTATGCCTTTTAAAATCTAGGTATTTATTAGCGAATTCGTGTGTATGTAAAAAAgattatacatttttcttttttttttcggttataaacatttttgattACTCTGAGTGAAATCTTTCTATTCTAAATCTTAAAGAGAACTCTCAAATTTGTGTTGACTTTTGACGTTTCGTTTGACATTTCAACGCTTAtcaattagtaattttattagaCAGTTGTTTATACTTGTGTGttgttttcatatatataaaataaatactccCAATGCATAAGAACTGACTCAGTTTAATATTTAAGTTCGGCAATTATCATGATAAATCTGTGCAACCTAAGATCACTGAATATAAATCGCCAACAGCATTACTGAACGCAACTATATTAATCgactcttcttttttttaaaaactcaattgtcaaaaaaaattttgtttaaaaactaagTATAAAACCACTAACCTAACGCTATTAAGTATAAGAAAACTAACTATTAAGAATAGGtgattgtaataattgtaaaaattaaaataaaacaggCTTTCTGTAAAATTACCTAACGGTTTAGTGGATATGGAACAGAAAGTTTTTAAGGCAGAAATCGATATACAGGAAAATTTTCTTTCGGTAGTTAAACAAGAGCCGATTGACAAAGTTTCTAcgattaaaattcaaaatgaaaaaaatagtatacatccaatgaaacaagaaaaaaatgattcaaatacATTCGGAGTAGTTGAAAAGTTAATATATGCTGCTAAATCAAGAAGGAATCTTAgaaacaaactaaaatatttaaaatttattcatggttggttattcaaattaaaaagtgagttgaacaaatttttattttcttagatgttattcatattaatatttgCAAATCATACTAAGCATAACAGGAGATATAATGAAAAtcttcacttttttcaataacttattGTATTTGTTTTCCTCCACTATTGTTTCTATTGAAAACACTGTTTGTGAAACCCCAAAAAACTCCCGATCCTGTCATAACTACCCCTGAAGTGCCCAAAGGTACCCTGAAAGAAAGAGAATTAGTTAGAAATTCAAAGCAAGCTGATTAAAAGTCTCAATGGGCACAAAACCCCCCAAAATTACCTCTAAAAAGTTCAAGGGTACCATAAGAGGAGGGGTTTTGGTCAGTTTTTCTGAAACATGGCTCAATGATGGGAACGAGGCCCCAAAAACCCCCTAACCCCTTCAAAACTATCCCTGAAGAGTCCAAGGATATCGTAAGAATTTTCGGCCATTTTTCTGAAACTCCTCCACTTCATCTTCTTTCTGAGTACCCTAGGACACTTCATTGGGGGTGGGAGAGACTTTTAATCATCTTGCTTTAAActatcaaatttcataaaaattggcCCAAATACCAATTTTCATAAaggtttttttgtattttttttttatataaattctattaattaattaaactgaTTAAAGTTTTCTTTAACAGTTACAGGACAGCTTAGAAATGACAAATATATTAAACCAATTGCAGGAGTCGTAATATGTGGATCTTGtggaaatttatatataaatagagTCGAATTTTTATGCCACTTTTATACAACTCATTgtataaaatggaataaattatataagatTAAATCTCacaataaaaaacgaaataaaatcgaAAGAAAAATCTTCCATACAGACTTTTGTAGAAATCTTAAAGATGAAATTGAAGTTATTGATGATGAATTGAAATTAGAGTTCCAGGAAACTAAATGTCAATCCAACTTTAATGATAATtcgaattttccaaataaaaatgattctaatGAACATTCGAATACTCGCAGAagagaaaaaccattcaaatgtgacatttgttcaaaatctttcactaagaaaaaaaatttaaacacaCATTTGCATAGCCACGAAAAGttattcaaatgtgacatttgttcaaaatatttctcacaGACAAAATCTCTGAACATACATTTACGtatttatcataataaaaatccatttaaatgtcacatttgtttgaaatatttctcacaGAAAAGTGTATTGGAAAACCATTCGCATATTTACcacaataaaaatcaattcaaatgtcacatttgttcaaaatatttttcacaaaaaactaatttgaatagACATTTGCGTATTCACAGAGGAGAAAAGCAATTTAAATGTGACGTTTGTCCAAAAACTTTTTCTCAAGAGAGCAATTTGGAAATGCATTTGTGTAGTAAAGCAGAAGAGCCTTTCAAATGTGATGTATGCTTGGATACTTTTTCAAAAGGTATTCAATTGATTACACATTTGCGTAGTCACACAGAAGTGAAGCTATTCAAATGTAACATTTGTTCGAAAACTTTtccacagaaaaataaattaaatcaacaTTCTCATATTCACAcgggagaaaagccattcaagtGTGATGTTTGCtcaaaaactttctcaaataaaaataaattgaatgaacattttcgtATTCATACTGGGGAGCggccattcaaatgtgaaatatgCTTCAAAACTTTTTCGAAAGGAATCCAATTGATTAGACATTTGCATAATCACACAGGTGTGAAGCTTTTCAGATGTGATATTTGCTTGAAATCCTTTtcacaaaaacataatttgaagGTACATTTGCGTAGTCACACAGAGGAAAAACCTTTCAAATGTGATATATGTCTGAAAACTTTCTTATATAAAAGTCAGTTGAACACACATTATCGTTTTCACACTGGAGAAAAACCATACAAATGCGACATTTGTTGGAAAACTTTTCCAATTAAAGGTCATTTGAAAGTTCATATGTACATTCACACAGGAAAAAatccattcaaatgtgacatttgttcaaAAGATTTTCCAAGGAAAATCAGTTTAACCAGACATATGCGTACCCACACTggagaaaaaccatttaaatgtgatgtttgttcaaaaactttctcGCAGAACATTCATTTGAAAACACATTCTCGTATTCACACTGGGGAAAAGCCATTCCAATGTGACATTTGCTCAAAAACTTTTGCACGGAAAGGTAAATTAAGTGCTCATTATCATAATCACACTGGTAAAGAGACATTTCAATGTgatgtttgtttaaaaactttcttacaaaaaaaaagtttgaataaacattttaacaGTCACAACATTAAACTGACATAAGGGTAATTCTAGTTCACCTTAAattaataacttgaaataaatgaaaacaaattgatttttttaataatgttattgCATCATGTATAATGCATTTTCTCGTTGTAGTAGTGTTTTTAATTACGAGCACACTCTTTTGCATTTGATCTTTCAAAATCTTGTTGAAAATTAGTAACAATCAGCGATATTTATCTtcttttattttacatttcaaatcaaatatactttagaaataataaaatatctcttatgtaatcaaataatatttaatatatttttgtaattaacaatttgttttatttattatttgaactaataatttttattagtgataaatatacaaaaaattacctTGTATGtcacaaattacttttatttccaAGCAGCTTGCATTCAACAATAAATTATGATATGTCTTTTCCTGGAAAACTtccatttcattttaaaaataacttcgaattgtttatattatctAAACAAATGcccattgaaaaaaatatacgacctcttcaaacaattttacaaattaactGTCGTTCCATTTGAATTTcgttttgacatttgacgtatAACGTCTTCTTTTCAAAAACCCATAGACAAAGTAACACTAGACtgtgttttcaataaaattcgtGTTCCAATATTAAAATGAGATATAAAGTTACGGTAGAGCTATCTCCGTCAAGTGATTAATTTATTGTATCATATAGTTATATTAATCTACTTCCTTATATAGTTTCACCAATCCCCTTGTTTAATTTTATGCTTTTGAATAGTTATATTTAATtgttagattattattatttcatataggTCAAATAAcactcttcttctttttttcacaCTGTATTGTCAATTACAATAACCTCACAATATTTTAGTACATAACATATATATGTAGTAAatctcatttttaaaaaattattacaaccAAAGTCTTCCTAGAAGATTAATCAGTGTTTTATTGGACATGGATCAAAAAGTTATTAAGGAAGAAACCGATATTCACGATGATTTTATATGGAATATGAATGTTAAACAAGAGCCGTTTGACGAGGAGCTGAAAGCTCAGAATGACAAAAATAGCATGTGGATACATatcaaacaagaaataaataatgattccAATACACTTGGAACAGTTGAGaagtttatttttgatgtcaaatcagaaaggaaaattttcaaaatacgggatattaaaaacaaattcaaatatttgaaagttattcATGGAAAGCTTGGCAGATCAAAAAGtgagttaaataaatttatagctgcttaaatattattttaatcttCACCAATATTTGCATATTATACTAGAGGTGGTGAGAATTATTAACTAATTCagtaatttgttgttttttacgccaaaccaaaaaaaaaaacagaaactaaacatATGAACGCTACATCtatactggtttgtctacagatacGGTAGACATCGTATCTAAGAGAGTAGGCTTCAGGCTAAACAGCTGGCAGTCATTAACtcattaactttttttgtagcaGTGCTAGTCTCATTACTTAAAAGTCACACCTCGTAAATATCATTAACAgttataaaaaatctaatttagtTACTAGTAATGTTTACATTAACCATTTGTATACTTTTCTCTATACAAATTTCTGGAAAACTGATTGCAGTTTTCTTCGACAGTTACAGGACTGctaagaagtgaaaaatatattaaatcaattGCAGGAATAATATTATGTGGATCTTGtggaaatttatatataaaaagagtCGAATTTTTATGCCACTTTTATACAAATCATCgtataaaaggaaataaattattcaagattAAATctcataataacaaaaaactaaagaaTGATATTGAAGCTGttgaaaatgaattgaaatcaAAGTTGCAGGAAACTAAGTGTCAGTTAAATATTACTGATAATTTGAATTCTAATGAATATTTGCATAATTACTCAGGagaaaatcaattcaaatgtgacgtttgttcaaaaactttttcacggaaaaataatttgaatagacATTTGCGTAATCACACTGGAGAAAAGCCATTccaatgtgatatttgtttgaaaacttttgcATATAAAA from Diorhabda sublineata isolate icDioSubl1.1 chromosome 8, icDioSubl1.1, whole genome shotgun sequence carries:
- the LOC130447820 gene encoding zinc finger protein 808-like, whose protein sequence is MAQKVVKDEIIVSDNFVCNIEQNSIEEVLKLMPNKKIKSEDSIKQEINDESNTAELQKIVKDIIKTPNMRDMQKNLKVNHKRQIKFKVTELLRNGKHVKPNAMGLMICLYCGNVYTKQLEFLYHFPTNHCIKRNELYSIKFYDKNRSYIKRGITSIPKNLDECEVSRRELTEEFKDSWNTYGNEDFRLLVKESDLNSSVKSEKLFKCWICPKTFSHKSSLNRHLRSHSGKKPFKCDICLKIFSQKCHLNSHMFGHTGEKPFKCNICFKQFSQKNNLNSHMLSHTGEKPFKCDVCLKAFSHKSNLNSHMFNHTAKKPFECHICLNSFSQKISLKSHMLSHTGEKPFKCDICLKTFFHKSHLNTHVLSHTGEKPFKCDTCSRQFSQKSNLNSHTRCHTGEKPFKCDVCSKSFSQKGHLNSHLVSHTRQKPFKCKIDTTDNVDTGINEDSKKANGSTLKCNICLKTFSHKSNLNRHFLSHTGKKPFKCDICLQSFSRKTVLNTHALLHTGEKPFKCDLCLKAFTQKSNLNSHMINHTGEKPHKCDICLKKFTQKSHLNTHMTSHTREKPFNTNFHKKQVVKLSILRKYAKRVIEIAEHDLKVELKHIEIDNSISEHKVQILSSNKHLQSHTGEKLIRCKNRLSVKLPNGLVDMEQKVFKAEIDIQENFLSVVKQEPIDKVSTIKIQNEKNSIHPMKQEKNDSNTFGVVEKLIYAAKSRRNLRNKLKYLKFIHGWLFKLKITGQLRNDKYIKPIAGVVICGSCGNLYINRVEFLCHFYTTHCIKWNKLYKIKSHNKKRNKIERKIFHTDFCRNLKDEIEVIDDELKLEFQETKCQSNFNDNSNFPNKNDSNEHSNTRRREKPFKCDICSKSFTKKKNLNTHLHSHEKLFKCDICSKYFSQTKSLNIHLRIYHNKNPFKCHICLKYFSQKSVLENHSHIYHNKNQFKCHICSKYFSQKTNLNRHLRIHRGEKQFKCDVCPKTFSQESNLEMHLCSKAEEPFKCDVCLDTFSKGIQLITHLRSHTEVKLFKCNICSKTFPQKNKLNQHSHIHTGEKPFKCDVCSKTFSNKNKLNEHFRIHTGERPFKCEICFKTFSKGIQLIRHLHNHTGVKLFRCDICLKSFSQKHNLKVHLRSHTEEKPFKCDICLKTFLYKSQLNTHYRFHTGEKPYKCDICWKTFPIKGHLKVHMYIHTGKNPFKCDICSKDFPRKISLTRHMRTHTGEKPFKCDVCSKTFSQNIHLKTHSRIHTGEKPFQCDICSKTFARKGKLSAHYHNHTGKETFQCDVCLKTFLQKKSLNKHFNSHNIKLT
- the LOC130447546 gene encoding zinc finger protein 239-like; this encodes MDQKVIKEETDIHDDFIWNMNVKQEPFDEELKAQNDKNSMWIHIKQEINNDSNTLGTVEKFIFDVKSERKIFKIRDIKNKFKYLKVIHGKLGRSKITGLLRSEKYIKSIAGIILCGSCGNLYIKRVEFLCHFYTNHRIKGNKLFKIKSHNNKKLKNDIEAVENELKSKLQETKCQLNITDNLNSNEYLHNYSGENQFKCDVCSKTFSRKNNLNRHLRNHTGEKPFQCDICLKTFAYKSELNTHSRFHTGEKPFQCDICSKSFSLKNKLNQHSRIHTGEKPFKCDICSKLFSRKNNLKRHLRSHTGEKPFQCDICSKTFSYKSEFDTHFRVHTGEKPFGCDICSKSFSQKDKLNTHYRIHTGEKPFKCDICSKTFSHKCNLNTHFRTHT